A window of the Streptomyces griseochromogenes genome harbors these coding sequences:
- a CDS encoding serine/threonine-protein kinase translates to MSQAQQACQRPGCEGAYEDVGGGELYCDTCGLAPVVSASGMVSSPPTGITGGGKGSASSGSSSSSRTSSQSSRSRRSVSGRLSRSVSGRSTGRSVSVRSSGSSSGASSRGRLGAGLVSVPQVPRPDPRAMVLENPEVPERKRFCSRSDCGAPVGRARGERPGRTEGFCTKCGHPYSFVPKLKAGDIVHGQYEVAGCLAHGGLGWIYLAVDRAVSDRWVVLKGLLDTGDQDAMAAAISERRFLAEIEHANIVRIYNFVEHLDQRTGSLDGYIVMEYVGGKSLKEIANARRTPDGRRDPLPVEQACAYGIEALEALGHLHSRNLLYCDFKVDNAIQTEDQLKLIDMGAVRRMDDDESAIYGTVGYQAPEVAEAGPSVASDLYTVGRTLAVLTFDFQGYTNVFVDSLPDPDNIEVFRRYESFYRLLVRATDPDPARRFASAQEMSEQLTGVLREVVSLQTGQARPALSTQFGPEMKVTDTELFPTLDGEVSRLGARTVRSAAPAAPALPPAALVKHVATPAAALALPVPLVDPNDPNAGFLAGLMASAPAELIGALDAAPVRTVETRLRQIRARLENGDHQTALMSLAKLDEERPDDWRVVWYRGVAALVTGDFEGAALSFDAIYDAFPGEAAPKLALGLCAEVLGQLDNAAEYYGLVWATDPSFVSAAFGLARVQLAAGDRRAAVRSLESVPESSIHYTAARVAAVRARLRQRTASAGDTAFPDDLIAAAGQVEALQAYGLDPARREQLSAEVLGCALDWILSGGQGSAQPAVGGRVLLGSGLDERGLRFGLERAYRTLARLAPGGEERIELVERANRYRPRTWV, encoded by the coding sequence ATGAGTCAGGCACAGCAGGCGTGCCAGCGGCCGGGCTGCGAGGGGGCGTACGAGGACGTCGGCGGCGGTGAGCTGTACTGCGACACCTGCGGTCTCGCGCCCGTCGTCTCCGCGAGCGGCATGGTCTCGTCGCCGCCCACGGGGATCACCGGGGGCGGCAAGGGTTCGGCGAGCAGCGGCAGTTCTTCCAGCTCGCGCACGTCCTCCCAGTCGTCCAGGTCGCGGCGTTCGGTCTCCGGGCGACTGTCGCGCTCCGTGTCGGGCAGGTCCACCGGCCGCTCGGTGTCGGTGCGCAGTTCGGGTTCGTCCTCCGGTGCGTCGTCCCGGGGGCGGCTGGGCGCCGGTCTGGTCTCGGTGCCGCAGGTGCCGCGGCCCGACCCGCGCGCGATGGTGCTGGAGAACCCGGAGGTGCCCGAGCGGAAGCGGTTCTGCTCGCGCTCCGACTGCGGGGCGCCGGTCGGGCGTGCCCGGGGGGAGCGGCCGGGGCGCACGGAGGGGTTCTGCACCAAGTGCGGGCACCCGTACTCGTTCGTGCCGAAGCTGAAGGCCGGGGACATCGTGCACGGCCAGTACGAGGTCGCGGGCTGCCTCGCGCACGGCGGCCTGGGCTGGATCTACCTCGCCGTGGACCGGGCCGTGTCCGACCGGTGGGTGGTGCTCAAGGGCCTGCTGGACACCGGTGACCAGGACGCGATGGCGGCGGCGATCTCCGAGCGGCGCTTCCTCGCGGAGATCGAGCACGCCAACATCGTGCGGATCTACAACTTCGTGGAGCACCTCGACCAGCGCACCGGCTCCCTCGACGGCTACATCGTCATGGAGTACGTCGGCGGCAAGTCCCTGAAGGAGATCGCCAACGCCCGCCGCACCCCGGACGGCCGGCGCGATCCGCTGCCGGTGGAGCAGGCGTGCGCCTACGGCATCGAGGCCCTGGAGGCGCTCGGCCACCTGCACAGCCGCAACCTGCTGTACTGCGACTTCAAGGTCGACAACGCCATCCAGACCGAGGACCAGCTCAAGCTGATCGACATGGGCGCCGTGCGCCGCATGGACGACGACGAGTCGGCGATCTACGGCACGGTGGGCTACCAGGCGCCGGAGGTCGCGGAGGCCGGCCCCTCGGTGGCGAGCGACCTGTACACGGTGGGCCGTACCCTCGCGGTGCTCACCTTCGACTTCCAGGGCTACACGAACGTCTTCGTGGACTCCCTGCCCGACCCGGACAACATCGAGGTCTTCCGCCGGTACGAGTCCTTCTACCGGCTCCTGGTCCGCGCCACCGACCCCGACCCGGCCCGCCGGTTCGCCTCCGCGCAGGAGATGTCCGAGCAGCTGACGGGGGTGCTGCGGGAAGTCGTCTCGCTGCAGACCGGGCAGGCGCGGCCCGCGCTGTCGACACAGTTCGGGCCCGAGATGAAGGTCACCGACACGGAGCTGTTCCCGACGCTGGACGGGGAGGTGTCGAGGCTGGGAGCGCGGACGGTACGCAGCGCCGCGCCCGCCGCGCCCGCGCTCCCCCCGGCGGCCCTGGTGAAGCACGTCGCCACCCCGGCCGCCGCCCTCGCCCTGCCGGTCCCGCTGGTCGACCCGAACGACCCCAATGCGGGCTTCCTCGCGGGCCTGATGGCATCCGCGCCGGCCGAACTGATCGGCGCGCTGGACGCGGCGCCCGTGCGGACCGTGGAGACCCGGCTGCGGCAGATCCGCGCCCGGCTGGAGAACGGCGACCACCAGACCGCGCTGATGTCCCTGGCCAAACTGGACGAGGAACGGCCCGACGACTGGCGGGTGGTGTGGTACCGGGGCGTGGCCGCCCTGGTCACCGGCGACTTCGAGGGCGCGGCGCTCTCCTTCGACGCGATCTACGACGCCTTCCCGGGCGAGGCCGCGCCCAAGCTGGCGCTCGGCCTGTGCGCGGAGGTGCTGGGCCAGCTGGACAACGCGGCCGAGTACTACGGCCTGGTCTGGGCGACCGACCCGAGCTTCGTGAGTGCCGCCTTCGGCCTTGCCCGGGTGCAGCTCGCGGCCGGGGACCGGCGGGCCGCCGTGCGCTCGCTGGAGTCGGTGCCGGAGTCCTCCATCCACTACACGGCCGCCCGGGTCGCCGCCGTGCGGGCCCGGCTCAGACAGCGCACCGCGAGCGCCGGTGACACGGCGTTCCCGGACGACCTGATCGCCGCCGCCGGCCAGGTCGAGGCGCTCCAGGCGTACGGTCTGGACCCGGCCCGGCGCGAGCAGTTGTCGGCGGAAGTGCTCGGCTGCGCGCTGGACTGGATACTCTCCGGAGGCCAGGGCAGCGCACAGCCCGCCGTCGGCGGACGGGTGCTGCTGGGCAGCGGTCTGGACGAGCGGGGCCTCCGCTTCGGCCTGGAGCGCGCGTACCGCACGCTGGCCCGGCTGGCGCCCGGCGGCGAAGAGAGGATCGAGCTGGTGGAACGGGCCAACCGTTACCGCCCCCGGACGTGGGTGTAG
- a CDS encoding PP2C family serine/threonine-protein phosphatase encodes MSQIPQQAALSKCPSCAEPLESGDLFCGACGYDLSVVPAPPQDHPTLTMTGSPGDGVDWPAPEPGGSGGTPSSAHLPTDLAGTDSGGKTLPAQQTATPGVRFDRPAEPDDDYPLQAPDPRATAPTGPEEDPADPPKVCVACRAGRVDSDGYCENCGHAQPRERDHMERESGPVAAVSDRGLRHHRNEDSFTVGHTALPDGSPAVVAIVCDGVSSATRPDEASAAASQTAGDILLAALPRGTHPQTAMHEAIVAASQAVNALAEEPASAREHAPHQNAPACTIVGAVVTSGLLVVGWVGDSRAYWVPVDRGAPPARLTEDDSWAAQMVAAGLMSEAEAYADERAHAITGWLGADAYELEPHTASFKPDRPGVVVVCTDGLWNYAETAEEMCEAVPADAADRPLHSARVLVGHALDGGGHDNVTVAVLPFPAPPQGAGSA; translated from the coding sequence ATGTCGCAGATTCCCCAGCAGGCCGCACTGTCGAAGTGCCCGAGCTGCGCGGAGCCGCTCGAGTCGGGTGACCTCTTCTGCGGCGCGTGCGGGTACGACCTTTCGGTGGTGCCCGCCCCGCCGCAGGACCATCCGACGCTCACCATGACCGGCTCCCCAGGGGACGGCGTGGACTGGCCCGCGCCCGAGCCGGGCGGCTCCGGCGGCACCCCGTCCTCGGCGCATCTGCCGACGGACCTGGCGGGCACCGACTCCGGCGGCAAGACCCTGCCCGCGCAGCAGACGGCCACGCCCGGTGTGCGCTTCGACCGGCCCGCGGAGCCCGACGACGACTACCCGCTGCAGGCACCGGACCCGCGCGCGACCGCCCCCACCGGGCCGGAGGAGGATCCGGCCGATCCCCCGAAGGTCTGCGTGGCCTGCCGGGCGGGCCGGGTGGACAGCGACGGGTACTGCGAGAACTGCGGCCACGCCCAGCCCCGCGAACGCGACCACATGGAGCGGGAGTCGGGCCCGGTCGCCGCGGTCAGCGACCGCGGGCTGCGCCACCACCGCAACGAGGACTCCTTCACCGTCGGCCACACCGCGCTGCCCGACGGATCGCCGGCCGTCGTCGCGATCGTGTGCGACGGGGTGTCCTCGGCGACCCGTCCCGACGAGGCCTCGGCGGCCGCCTCACAGACGGCCGGTGACATCCTGCTGGCCGCCCTGCCGCGCGGCACGCATCCGCAGACGGCGATGCACGAGGCGATCGTCGCCGCCTCGCAGGCCGTCAACGCCCTGGCCGAGGAGCCCGCCTCGGCCCGCGAGCACGCCCCGCACCAGAACGCCCCGGCCTGCACCATCGTCGGCGCGGTGGTCACCTCGGGGCTGCTGGTGGTGGGCTGGGTCGGCGACAGCCGCGCCTACTGGGTGCCGGTGGACCGCGGCGCGCCCCCGGCCCGGCTCACCGAGGACGACTCCTGGGCCGCGCAGATGGTCGCGGCCGGCCTGATGAGCGAGGCCGAGGCCTACGCCGACGAGCGCGCCCACGCCATCACCGGCTGGCTCGGCGCGGACGCCTACGAACTGGAGCCGCACACCGCTTCCTTCAAGCCGGACCGGCCCGGTGTCGTGGTGGTGTGCACCGACGGTCTGTGGAACTACGCCGAGACGGCCGAGGAGATGTGCGAGGCCGTCCCGGCGGACGCGGCCGACCGGCCGCTGCACAGCGCCCGGGTTCTGGTCGGGCACGCCCTCGACGGCGGGGGCCACGACAACGTAACAGTGGCCGTCCTGCCGTTCCCGGCGCCGCCGCAGGGGGCAGGATCGGCCTGA
- a CDS encoding vWA domain-containing protein produces the protein MANFSKPNVPQFSVDVYQNEYLPEGGREVNAIVTVTATGGGTIGSGVSSPVYTPGHGPSAAVAIMVDCSGSMDYPPTKMRNARDATAAAIDTLRDGVHFAVIDGTHVAKEVYPGGGRLAVADATTREQAKQALRRLSAGGGTAIGTWLRLADLLLSSADVAIRHGILLTDGRNEHESPEDLRAALDACAGRFTCDARGVGTDWEVKEVTGIASALLGTADIVADPAGLAADFTRMMETAMGKEVADVALRVWTPVGTTIKFVKQVAPTVGELTGRRTEAGPRAGDYPTGSWGDESRDYHLCVEVPAAGIGQEMLAARVSLVVPQPDGTVQNLGAQGLVRAVWTDDMTASTSINPQVAHYTGQAELAQVIQQGIDLRKAGDFDGATAKLGRAVQLASASGNADTAKLLAKVVDVVDAATGTVRLKTKVAEADEMTLETRSTKTVRVKK, from the coding sequence ATGGCCAATTTCTCGAAGCCGAACGTGCCGCAGTTCTCGGTGGACGTCTACCAGAACGAGTACCTGCCGGAGGGCGGCCGCGAGGTCAACGCGATCGTCACGGTCACGGCGACCGGCGGCGGCACGATCGGCAGCGGCGTCTCCTCGCCCGTGTACACGCCGGGCCACGGACCCTCCGCCGCGGTGGCGATCATGGTCGACTGTTCGGGCTCCATGGACTACCCGCCGACCAAGATGCGCAACGCGCGCGACGCCACGGCCGCCGCGATCGACACCCTGCGCGACGGCGTGCACTTCGCGGTGATCGACGGCACCCATGTCGCCAAGGAGGTCTACCCGGGCGGCGGGAGGCTCGCGGTCGCCGACGCGACCACCCGCGAGCAGGCCAAGCAGGCGCTGCGCCGGCTCAGCGCGGGCGGCGGCACGGCCATCGGCACCTGGCTGCGGCTCGCCGACCTGCTGCTGTCCTCGGCGGACGTCGCCATCCGGCACGGCATCCTGCTCACCGACGGACGCAATGAGCACGAGTCGCCGGAGGACCTGCGGGCCGCGCTGGACGCGTGTGCCGGACGGTTCACCTGTGACGCGCGGGGCGTGGGCACCGACTGGGAAGTGAAAGAAGTCACAGGGATCGCCTCCGCGCTGCTCGGCACCGCCGACATCGTCGCGGACCCGGCGGGCCTGGCCGCCGACTTCACGCGGATGATGGAGACGGCGATGGGCAAGGAGGTCGCCGACGTCGCCCTGCGGGTGTGGACACCGGTCGGCACGACCATCAAGTTCGTCAAGCAAGTGGCGCCCACCGTCGGTGAGTTGACCGGTCGGCGGACCGAGGCCGGGCCGCGCGCCGGGGACTACCCGACCGGGTCCTGGGGCGACGAGTCCCGCGACTACCACCTGTGCGTCGAGGTGCCGGCGGCCGGCATCGGCCAGGAAATGCTCGCCGCCCGGGTGTCCCTGGTCGTCCCGCAACCGGACGGAACCGTACAGAACCTCGGCGCGCAGGGCCTGGTGCGAGCCGTGTGGACCGACGACATGACGGCCTCGACCTCGATCAACCCCCAGGTCGCCCACTACACGGGGCAGGCCGAACTGGCACAGGTCATCCAGCAGGGCATCGACCTTCGCAAAGCGGGCGATTTCGATGGAGCAACGGCCAAACTGGGGCGGGCTGTTCAGCTGGCCAGCGCCTCGGGGAACGCGGATACTGCGAAACTGCTTGCGAAGGTGGTGGACGTGGTCGATGCCGCGACAGGTACTGTGCGGTTGAAGACGAAGGTCGCGGAGGCCGATGAGATGACCCTCGAGACCCGGTCCACAAAGACTGTTCGTGTAAAGAAGTGA
- a CDS encoding FHA domain-containing protein, giving the protein MPTCPNGHQSGSDDWCEVCGHRMAGAVPPPPPPAAGGYGFPPPQGTQPGGRPQSPGAPEPELCPQCRTPREGGAPFCEECRWNFLTNTATSYTPAAPRPPQPRFEPPSATYGNGDAFDYHGSRPSQMNRPAEPIPPFSSEPSGPTPFAPERGPSGPPPTSGGPGGPGAFGGGQQRPPAPPSAFGGGQGGPGGPSGFGGGQGQGPGGQGGPGGPSGFGGGQDQGPGGPGGPSGFGGGQGQGPGGQGGPGGPSGFGGGQGQGPGGQGGPGGPSGFGGGQGQGPGGQGGPAPFGPGGQGGPAGPGGPGAPGPSPFGADPSRPVPPPPGPTPSAGPGGAPQAFQQPGPPAPPAFPRETGRPPAGGPSFGGGEDDWVISPPSSAGPGGGQGGGYGYPQPAATQAPPGSGFPPAPQQPATWTATIGPDREYFMAMMHRSGPEATGLNLPAYSPEQQRTLTGNQITIGRRRHSTGDTPDVDLSVPPEDPGVSHQHAVLVQQPDGSWAVVDQNSTNGTTVNGSDEPIQPFVPVPLQDGDRVHVGAWTTITIRRG; this is encoded by the coding sequence ATGCCGACCTGCCCGAACGGACACCAGTCGGGTTCCGACGACTGGTGCGAGGTCTGCGGTCACCGCATGGCCGGTGCCGTACCTCCGCCCCCGCCGCCGGCCGCCGGAGGCTATGGCTTTCCGCCGCCGCAGGGCACCCAGCCCGGCGGCCGCCCGCAGAGCCCGGGGGCTCCCGAGCCGGAGCTGTGCCCGCAGTGCCGCACGCCCCGCGAGGGCGGTGCGCCGTTCTGCGAGGAGTGCCGGTGGAACTTCCTGACGAACACCGCCACCTCGTACACCCCGGCCGCCCCGCGCCCGCCGCAGCCCCGTTTCGAGCCGCCGAGCGCGACGTACGGCAACGGTGACGCGTTCGATTACCACGGCTCGCGTCCCTCGCAGATGAACCGGCCCGCCGAGCCGATCCCGCCCTTCAGCAGCGAGCCGTCGGGCCCGACCCCGTTCGCCCCCGAGCGCGGCCCGTCCGGCCCGCCGCCCACCTCGGGCGGCCCGGGCGGTCCCGGCGCCTTCGGCGGCGGCCAGCAGCGTCCGCCCGCCCCTCCGTCGGCCTTCGGCGGCGGCCAGGGTGGTCCCGGTGGCCCGTCCGGCTTCGGTGGCGGCCAGGGGCAGGGCCCCGGCGGCCAGGGTGGTCCCGGCGGCCCGTCGGGCTTCGGCGGCGGCCAGGACCAGGGGCCGGGTGGTCCCGGTGGCCCGTCCGGCTTCGGTGGCGGCCAGGGGCAGGGTCCCGGCGGCCAGGGTGGTCCCGGCGGCCCGTCCGGCTTCGGCGGCGGCCAGGGGCAGGGCCCCGGCGGCCAGGGTGGTCCCGGCGGCCCGTCCGGCTTCGGCGGCGGCCAGGGGCAGGGCCCCGGCGGCCAGGGTGGTCCGGCGCCCTTCGGTCCGGGCGGCCAGGGTGGTCCCGCAGGTCCGGGTGGTCCCGGCGCGCCCGGCCCCTCCCCCTTCGGCGCCGACCCCTCCCGTCCGGTTCCGCCGCCGCCCGGTCCGACGCCGTCGGCCGGTCCCGGCGGTGCCCCGCAGGCCTTCCAGCAGCCCGGCCCGCCCGCGCCGCCCGCCTTCCCGCGGGAGACCGGCCGGCCCCCGGCCGGCGGCCCGTCCTTCGGCGGCGGTGAGGACGACTGGGTGATCTCCCCGCCGTCGTCCGCCGGTCCCGGTGGCGGCCAGGGCGGTGGCTACGGCTATCCGCAGCCCGCCGCCACGCAGGCCCCGCCCGGATCCGGCTTCCCGCCGGCCCCGCAGCAGCCGGCCACCTGGACGGCGACCATCGGGCCGGACCGCGAGTACTTCATGGCGATGATGCATCGCTCCGGACCCGAGGCCACGGGGCTCAACCTGCCCGCGTACTCGCCGGAGCAGCAGCGCACGCTCACCGGCAACCAGATCACCATCGGCCGCCGCCGGCACTCCACCGGTGACACCCCCGACGTCGATCTGTCGGTGCCGCCGGAGGACCCGGGCGTCTCGCACCAGCACGCGGTGCTGGTGCAGCAGCCGGACGGCAGCTGGGCGGTCGTCGACCAGAACTCGACGAACGGCACCACGGTCAACGGCTCGGACGAGCCGATCCAGCCGTTCGTGCCGGTGCCGCTGCAGGACGGCGACCGGGTGCACGTCGGCGCCTGGACGACGATCACGATCCGCCGGGGCTGA
- a CDS encoding methyltransferase domain-containing protein, protein MGAYDTEIESLAAAARAALVREIDAEGVWDEDPVWHEAFADVPRHLFVPSYYVGVQGGYERRRGESLDPRDRERWVRGAYADIPLATLLRDGELLSSISQPSLMARMLVALRVGDGDRVLEVGTGTGYNAALLAHRLGDDDLVTTVDLEPEITDAARRHLAAAGYHPLVVTGDGVRGVPERAPFDRIIATCTPPTVPRAWVGQCRPGARVLTPMATGLLVLTVHDAGHAEGRFLPSPAYFVPLRGAGRAEPGAVSLAGLPSGARGQETFRFLLALTRGSLDPHEAYALWDGEGRPRRERYGVTVGGEHAWAWLDDPEGPYIWPLP, encoded by the coding sequence ATGGGCGCCTACGACACGGAGATCGAGTCGCTCGCCGCCGCGGCGCGGGCCGCGCTGGTGCGGGAGATCGACGCCGAGGGGGTCTGGGACGAGGACCCGGTGTGGCACGAGGCGTTCGCCGACGTGCCCCGCCATCTGTTCGTGCCCTCCTACTACGTCGGCGTCCAGGGCGGCTACGAGCGCCGCCGGGGCGAGAGCCTGGATCCCCGGGACCGGGAACGCTGGGTCCGTGGTGCCTACGCCGACATCCCGCTGGCCACGCTGCTGCGCGACGGCGAGCTGCTCTCCTCCATCAGCCAGCCCTCGTTGATGGCGCGGATGCTGGTCGCCCTGCGGGTGGGGGACGGCGACCGGGTCCTGGAGGTGGGCACCGGGACCGGCTACAACGCGGCCCTGCTCGCGCACCGGCTCGGCGACGACGACCTCGTCACCACCGTCGACCTGGAACCGGAGATCACCGACGCGGCCCGGCGGCACCTGGCCGCGGCCGGGTACCACCCGCTCGTCGTCACCGGCGACGGGGTGCGCGGGGTGCCCGAACGCGCCCCGTTCGACCGGATCATCGCCACCTGCACGCCGCCCACGGTGCCACGCGCCTGGGTCGGCCAGTGCCGCCCCGGCGCCCGCGTCCTGACCCCGATGGCCACCGGGCTGCTCGTTCTCACGGTCCATGACGCCGGGCACGCCGAGGGCCGATTCCTGCCCTCGCCCGCCTACTTCGTGCCGCTGCGCGGCGCGGGCCGGGCGGAACCCGGGGCGGTGTCCCTGGCCGGGCTGCCCAGCGGGGCCCGCGGGCAGGAGACGTTCCGCTTCCTGCTGGCCCTGACCCGGGGCAGCCTCGACCCGCACGAGGCCTACGCGTTGTGGGACGGCGAGGGCAGGCCACGACGCGAACGGTACGGCGTCACGGTCGGCGGCGAGCACGCGTGGGCCTGGCTGGACGACCCGGAGGGGCCGTACATCTGGCCCCTCCCCTAG
- a CDS encoding globin, with amino-acid sequence MKEIRRGTLQEQTFYEQVGGEETFRRLVHRFYEGVAEDPFLRAMYPEEDLGPAEERLTLFLIQYWGGPKTYSDNRGHPRLRMRHAPFTVDRAAHDAWLRHMRVAVDELGLSEEHERTLWNYLTYAAQSMVNTPE; translated from the coding sequence GTGAAAGAGATTCGGCGCGGCACGCTTCAGGAGCAGACCTTCTACGAGCAGGTCGGCGGGGAGGAGACCTTCCGCCGACTCGTCCACCGTTTCTACGAGGGAGTCGCCGAGGACCCGTTCCTGAGGGCGATGTACCCGGAGGAGGACCTGGGCCCGGCCGAGGAGCGGCTGACGCTGTTCCTCATCCAGTACTGGGGCGGCCCCAAGACCTACAGCGACAATCGCGGCCACCCCCGTCTGCGGATGCGGCACGCCCCGTTCACCGTGGACCGGGCCGCGCACGACGCCTGGCTGAGGCACATGCGGGTGGCCGTCGACGAGCTGGGGCTGTCCGAGGAGCACGAGCGGACGCTGTGGAACTACCTGACGTACGCGGCCCAGTCGATGGTGAACACTCCGGAGTGA